The Triticum dicoccoides isolate Atlit2015 ecotype Zavitan chromosome 6A, WEW_v2.0, whole genome shotgun sequence genome has a window encoding:
- the LOC119316939 gene encoding proline-rich receptor-like protein kinase PERK13 — protein sequence MDKLHFAGSRIPERRRPPPSPDLEPPPSDPSIPVVLRPPTRRAAVPIAGSRRAMLLPLLRAEEDERRAWASATPQPRSFRPGPAPAPAWASPPTGPPSSRGLHSPLAQPASLSANGPKPMG from the exons ATGGACAAGCTCCACTTCGCCGGATCCCGCATCCCCGAGCGCCGCCGACCACCTCCGTCACCGGATCTGGAACCCCCGCCCTCGGATCCGTCCATCCCCGTCGTCCTTCGGCCTCCTACACGTCGCGCTGCCGTCCCCATCGCCGGCAGCCGCCGCGCCATGCTCCTGCCTCTGCTtcgagcagaggaggacgagcgtcGCGCGTGGGCCAGCGCCACCCCACAGCCCAGATCCTTTCGGCCTGGCCCAGCGCCAGCTCCTGCCTGGGCCTCTCCACCAACCGGCCCACCTTCCTCCCGCGGCCTGCACTCTCCCCTCGCCCAGCCTGCCAGCCTCTCTGCaaatgggccgaagcccatgg GTTAG